The Bacillus carboniphilus genome contains a region encoding:
- a CDS encoding HAD hydrolase-like protein — protein MRKSVIFDMDGTLFQTNKILELSLEDTFNYLKSLGKWDGHTPIEKYREIMGVPLPEVWETLLPNHTMKIREEVNQYFLETLVENIHRGKGALYPHVESILTHLKENDYSLFIASNGLTTYLEAIVTQYHLDRWVSEVFSIEQIQTLNKSDLVKRIIDKYDVKAGAVVGDRLSDIKAAKENGLISIGCRFDFAKEEELSQADFVVNDLMELENLLIKK, from the coding sequence ATGAGAAAATCAGTTATTTTTGATATGGATGGGACGTTATTTCAAACAAATAAAATCTTAGAGTTATCATTAGAAGATACGTTTAACTATTTGAAATCATTAGGAAAGTGGGATGGTCACACCCCGATAGAAAAATATCGTGAAATCATGGGAGTTCCTTTACCTGAAGTTTGGGAGACGTTATTACCTAACCACACAATGAAAATCAGAGAAGAAGTCAATCAATATTTTCTTGAAACGCTAGTGGAAAATATCCATAGAGGAAAAGGTGCATTATACCCTCATGTAGAATCCATTTTGACCCATTTAAAAGAGAATGATTATTCGTTATTTATAGCCAGCAATGGGTTAACAACGTATTTAGAAGCAATTGTAACCCAGTATCATTTGGATCGTTGGGTCTCTGAAGTATTTAGCATCGAACAAATTCAAACCTTGAATAAATCGGATTTAGTAAAGAGGATTATAGATAAATATGACGTAAAAGCGGGAGCAGTCGTTGGCGATCGCTTGTCAGACATTAAGGCCGCTAAAGAAAATGGATTAATTTCAATAGGGTGTCGTTTCGATTTTGCAAAGGAGGAGGAGCTTTCTCAAGCTGATTTTGTGGTAAATGACCTGATGGAATTAGAAAACTTATTGATTAAGAAATAG
- a CDS encoding Fic family protein, with amino-acid sequence MFEKIEEMKIQLDESRPLEKYTLKSLREKMLLEWTYHSNAIEGNTLTLNETKVVLEGITVGGKTMREHLEVINHRDAILYVEEIVQKKEVFSEWQIKNLHRLVLKGIDDDYAGIYRDQQVFIAGAKHTPPPPIIIQEKMEEMLWWYHKESQSLHPIERGAMLHAIFVGIHPFIDGNGRTARLLLNLELMKNGYPPIIIKVENCLAYYEALDESHITHHYDDFIRLIASEVEDSLNLYVSVL; translated from the coding sequence ATGTTTGAAAAGATAGAAGAAATGAAAATACAGCTAGATGAAAGTAGACCTCTAGAAAAATACACGTTAAAAAGCTTACGAGAGAAAATGTTATTAGAATGGACATATCATTCAAATGCAATTGAAGGCAATACTTTAACACTCAATGAAACGAAGGTAGTTTTAGAAGGGATTACGGTTGGAGGAAAAACGATGAGAGAGCACTTAGAAGTGATTAATCATCGTGATGCGATTCTTTATGTAGAAGAGATTGTTCAGAAGAAAGAAGTGTTCTCTGAGTGGCAAATAAAAAACCTTCATCGGCTTGTACTAAAAGGAATTGATGATGACTATGCAGGTATTTATCGTGACCAACAAGTTTTCATTGCTGGAGCCAAGCATACTCCTCCACCTCCTATAATCATTCAAGAAAAAATGGAGGAAATGTTGTGGTGGTATCATAAAGAATCACAAAGTCTCCACCCTATAGAACGAGGGGCTATGCTTCATGCTATTTTTGTAGGTATTCACCCATTTATAGACGGTAACGGTCGAACCGCACGACTTTTGCTCAACTTAGAATTAATGAAAAATGGCTATCCGCCTATTATTATTAAGGTGGAAAATTGCTTAGCTTACTATGAAGCTTTAGATGAGTCACATATTACTCATCATTACGACGACTTTATTCGCCTTATTGCCAGTGAAGTTGAAGATTCCCTAAATCTTTACGTAAGTGTGTTGTAA